From Arachis stenosperma cultivar V10309 chromosome 2, arast.V10309.gnm1.PFL2, whole genome shotgun sequence, one genomic window encodes:
- the LOC130960085 gene encoding pentatricopeptide repeat-containing protein At2g32630: protein MSSQKTLLRLFNKDLSFPSDQQKLQIELVNKITQNLLISNTTNYFRPDRELQSMISCITPHVTYQVLSNPNLPPHSLLSFFNFLRSRNFNITHILDIKAHVILLSRLFEARKFATMKSILSSVVIDGKLCCPIPGVVSLVGELDPHFAEKLFDMLFRVCSDNRLFEEAFRVFDYAKTMGLGIEERSCFVLLLALKKCGELDLCRRFFHRMLESGRIQIRVQSLTLVVDVLCRGGEVEKAKELMAEMASKDIVKPTVFTYNTLLNAYVRRKDQRGVDEILRLMEKEQVVHSLATHSILIQWYASLGNIGEVEKIFEEMHERNLEMDSHVYTTMINWYSRLGNIKRASALFDEMTQKGILPNAHTYGALLCGVCKVGQMEAAEILLEEMQSKGIDPNIVIFNTMIDGYCRRGLIDEALRVQDIMARKEIEADVFTYNIIACGLCKVHRCEEAKRTLNTMLEKGVVPNVVSFTTFIEIHCKEGNLAEAEWLFRDMEKRGEVPNVVTYNTLIDAYSKNEKMKQAHMLKTEMVEKGLLPDVYTYTSLIHGECIAGRVNEALNLFNEMSSKGIIGNIATYTSVISGLSKEGRADEAFKLYDEMMGMGLTPDDRAYAALVGSLHKPSSHGNQHHEIGEHK, encoded by the coding sequence ATGTCTTCTCAGAAGACTCTTTTGAGACTTTTCAACAAAGATTTGTCTTTTCCTTCAGACCAACAAAAGCTTCAAATTGAACTTGTCAATAAGATAACCCAAAACCTCCTAATTTCGAATACCACCAATTATTTTAGACCCGATAGAGAACTGCAGTCCATGATCTCATGCATCACTCCCCATGTTACATACCAAGTTCTTTCAAACCCCAATCTCCCTCCTCATTCTTTGTTGTCATTTTTCAACTTCCTTAGAAGTAGAAACTTTAATATTACTCATATACTTGATATTAAGGCCCATGTGATTCTCCTTTCCAGACTTTTTGAGGCTCGAAAATTTGCCACCATGAAGAGCATTCTGAGCTCTGTTGTTATTGATGGTAAGCTTTGTTGCCCCATTCCAGGGGTTGTTTCTTTGGTTGGTGAACTTGATCCACATTTTGCAGAGAAGCTGTTTGATATGCTGTTCAGAGTGTGTTCTGATAACAGGTTGTTTGAAGAGGCATTTAGAGTCTTTGATTATGCCAAGACGATGGGGTTGGGGATAGAGGAGAGGTCTTGTTTTGTACTCTTGCTTGCTTTGAAGAAATGTGGTGAGCTGGATTTGTGTCGTAGGTTCTTTCATCGAATGCTCGAGTCGGGTAGGATTCAAATTAGGGTTCAGTCTCTGACACTTGTGGTTGATGTTCTGTGTAGGGGAGGAGAGGTTGAGAAAGCTAAGGAGTTGATGGCTGAGATGGCTAGTAAAGATATTGTGAAACCCACTGTGTTCACTTACAATACATTGTTGAATGCTTATGTTAGAAGAAAGGATCAAAGGGGTGTAGATGAGATATTGAGATTAATGGAGAAGGAACAAGTTGTTCATAGTTTAGCTACACATAGTATTCTGATTCAGTGGTATGCGAGTTTAGGAAATATAGGGGAAGTTGAAAAGATATTCGAGGAAATGCATGAACGAAATTTGGAAATGGACAGTCATGTGTATACAACGATGATAAATTGGTATTCTAGGTTAGGAAACATTAAAAGGGCATCCGCTTTGTTTGATGAGATGACTCAGAAAGGCATCCTTCCTAATGCACATACTTATGGGGCCTTACTTTGTGGTGTATGCAAGGTAGGCCAAATGGAGGCTGCAGAAATATTGCTTGAAGAGATGCAAAGTAAAGGCATTGACCCAAATATAGTAATATTTAATACAATGATTGATGGTTATTGTAGAAGAGGTTTGATAGATGAGGCTTTGAGAGTGCAAGATATCATGGCAAGGAAGGAAATCGAAGCAGATGTGTTTACATACAACATTATTGCTTGTGGGCTATGTAAAGTGCATCGATGTGAGGAAGCCAAGAGGACTTTGAATACAATGCTAGAGAAAGGAGTGGTTCCGAATGTTGTGAGTTTCACTACTTTTATTGAGATACATTGTAAGGAAGGAAATCTTGCAGAAGCTGAGTGGTTATTTAGGGATATGGAGAAAAGGGGAGAGGTACCTAATGTTGTTACGTACAATACCCTTATAGATGCATACAGCAAGAACGAAAAGATGAAGCAAGCTCACATGCTAAAAACTGAAATGGTAGAAAAGGGATTACTGCCAGATGTATACACTTACACATCACTAATACATGGGGAGTGTATTGCTGGAAGGGTAAATGAGGCATTGAATCTTTTCAATGAAATGTCATCAAAGGGTATAATCGGGAATATTGCAACATATACATCAGTTATTTCAGGATTATCCAAGGAAGGAAGAGCAGATGAAGCTTTTAAGTTGTATGATGAAATGATGGGAATGGGCCTAACACCAGATGATAGAGCTTATGCTGCTCTTGTTGGTAGCCTCCATAAACCCTCCTCTCATGGTAATCAACATCATGAAATTGGGGAACATAAGTAG
- the LOC130960632 gene encoding uncharacterized protein LOC130960632, producing the protein MKTLLRLRHCLPQGLCRQSLGLVIVGLNTSKSNVLSKNFGQIARKEVEENVEEVEIEQRSLPADFDPATFDLTARHNPPSERVFRLVDEMASLTVAEAAELGHIMMKKMGMKELPTVGFLKPGTANLAGIASMKAEPAAAEEEKKPEKTVFELKLESYEATSKIKVIKEVRGFTDLGLKEAKELVEKTPSIIKKGVSKEEGEQIIEKMKALGAKVVME; encoded by the coding sequence ATGAAAACACTTTTAAGATTAAGGCATTGTTTACCACAAGGTTTATGCAGACAATCTCTTGGGTTGGTTATAGTAGGGCTTAATACTAGTAAGTCAAATGTACTGTCAAAAAATTTTGGTCAAATTGCACGAAAAGAGGTGGAGGAGAATGTTGAGGAGGTGGAAATCGAGCAACGAAGTCTCCCGGCTGATTTTGATCCTGCAACATTTGATCTTACAGCTCGACACAACCCTCCATCAGAGAGAGTTTTCAGGCTTGTTGATGAGATGGCATCTCTAACCGTAGCTGAAGCAGCAGAATTGGGTCACATTATGATGAAGAAGATGGGCATGAAGGAGCTACCTACCGTGGGATTTTTGAAACCAGGAACTGCAAATCTTGCTGGAATTGCGTCAATGAAAGCGGAACCGGCTGCGGcagaggaggagaagaagccaGAAAAAACTGTATTTGAACTGAAATTAGAGTCGTATGAAGCAACTTCCAAGATTAAAGTTATCAAGGAGGTCCGGGGCTTTACTGATTTAGGCCTGAAGGAGGCAAAGGAGTTAGTGGAGAAAACACCTTCTATTATAAAGAAAGGTGTTTCAAAGGAAGAAGGAGAACAGATTATAGAGAAAATGAAAGCTCTTGGCGCAAAAGTTGTCATGGAATGA